ACCTCTACCCCGTTCTCCATAATCATACGGCGGGCAAAGTCTACAATATTATCATCGCCTATGCAGGTAATGATGGAATCCACGCTTGTTCCCAATTGCGGATATTTCTCAATCTGGGCCTGTAATACTTCCCAAGTGGCTACGGCATCAATTTCTGCGCCATGGGCCCCTTCGAGGTTCTTATTACAGTAAAATTTATATGCCGCGCTCAGGGTACGCTGTTCCATCATATGGAAGATCTTTTGCACGTCGAGCAACCGGCGGTTGTTAAAATCGAATTCCAGTCCTACGCGTAAGAATTCCTCTGCCAGCAGGGGAATATCAAAACGGTTTGAGTTGTACCCTGCCAGGTCACAATTATCCAGGAACTGCTTTATTTCATTAGCTACCTGTTTAAAGGTGGGCGCATCCTTTACCATTTCATTGCTTATACCATGTAAATCACGCGATACGGCGGAAATAGGAATTTCAGGATTGAGTAGTTTACGCTTAATCAGACGGGCGCCATCGGTTTGAATTTTTACGATGGCTATTTCAACGATACGATCTGAGCTCAGGTTCACCCCGGTGGTTTCAAGATCAATAATTGCCAGCGGCTTCTTTAACTGCAACATTCAACAATGATAATTGATAATGGTTATAAAATTAGGCGTATAAGTAAAAAATTACAAATTGCTTATTCTTTCCCCTGCTGGAATGCAGATTTTCTAAAAATGAGGTAACAATATAGGGCTAAATTGCTATTAGCCCGTTATTTGCTTTGCAAAAGTAAGCATATCTGCCCCATCATAATTGCCTGAACTCATTAATAACAGGCAGGCGTTTTTATAGTTCTGCTGCTGAAGCCATTGCATCAGTTTTTCTTTATCGTTCATTACCTGTAACCCTTCTTTGCCAAAACCGGCCACCACTTTTTCAGCAGGCAGTTCGGGCATGCGCTTTAGTTCCAGGGCATGGCGGCTGTAAAAAACAACGGCTTTATCGGCCGGGTCCATCGCGCCTTTGTACTCGGTCATGAACTGTTCGTTCAGGCTGCTGTAGGTATGAAGCTCCAGCACGGCGATGAGTGTGCGATCGGGAAACTGTTGTTTCACCGCTTCGATGGTGGCTTTTACTTTGGAAGGCGCATGCGCAAAATCGCGGTACACGATGGTTTGCTCATTGCGGGCCAGCAGCTCCAACCGTTTAGCGGCGCCGGTAAACGAGGAAATGGCTTTTACAAAAGTGGCAGCGTCCATTCCCAGGTCGCGGCAAACATACCAGGCTGCATGCAGGTTCAGCAGGTTGTGGTTACCAAATACCTGCAGCCCGCCGGTTTGCCCTTCAATAGTTAGCGTGGTTTTGCCATTGGCAATAGTATGGGCTGGAATCGAATAAGGCTGATACCGGATATCGGCCCGTTTATTTTCGGTTACCAGTTTATTCAGTACGGTATCGGTTTCATTATAGATCAGCAGTCCGCCCGGTTCTATCTTATTTATAAAGATGGTGAACTGCTCCAGGTAAAAATCAAATGTGGGAAACACATTTATGTGATCCCAGGCTATGCCGGTAAGTATGGCAATATGCGGAAACAAAAAATGGAATTTGGGACGCTTTTCTATCACGCTGGCGGGGTATTCATCGCCTTCGCATACAATTATGGGCGCATGGGTAACCTGCACCGACTGATCGAACCCTTCGAGGCGGGCGCCTACCAGGTAGTCGAACTCTTTTCCGGCTTTTCGCAGGGTGTGCATGATCATGGAAGTGGTGGTGGTTTTGCCATGGCTGCCGCCTACCACTACGCGGGTTTTATCCCGGCTTTCCTGGTATATATATTCGGGGAAGGAATAGATCTTTAATCCCAGTTCCCGTGCCCGGATCAATTCGGGATTGTCGCCTTTGGCGTGCATGCCCAGGATCACTGCATCCACATCCGCCGTTATTTTTTCGGGAT
The Niastella koreensis GR20-10 genome window above contains:
- a CDS encoding 3'-5' exonuclease, producing MLQLKKPLAIIDLETTGVNLSSDRIVEIAIVKIQTDGARLIKRKLLNPEIPISAVSRDLHGISNEMVKDAPTFKQVANEIKQFLDNCDLAGYNSNRFDIPLLAEEFLRVGLEFDFNNRRLLDVQKIFHMMEQRTLSAAYKFYCNKNLEGAHGAEIDAVATWEVLQAQIEKYPQLGTSVDSIITCIGDDNIVDFARRMIMENGVEVFNFGKHKGRSVVDVLKAEPQYYDWMMKGDFPMHTKAKLTEIFNRTLLKKGL
- a CDS encoding UDP-N-acetylmuramate--L-alanine ligase — protein: MNVHFIAIGGSVMHQLALALHKKGYQVTGSDDEIFEPAQSNLQKEGLLPKAIGWHPEKITADVDAVILGMHAKGDNPELIRARELGLKIYSFPEYIYQESRDKTRVVVGGSHGKTTTTSMIMHTLRKAGKEFDYLVGARLEGFDQSVQVTHAPIIVCEGDEYPASVIEKRPKFHFLFPHIAILTGIAWDHINVFPTFDFYLEQFTIFINKIEPGGLLIYNETDTVLNKLVTENKRADIRYQPYSIPAHTIANGKTTLTIEGQTGGLQVFGNHNLLNLHAAWYVCRDLGMDAATFVKAISSFTGAAKRLELLARNEQTIVYRDFAHAPSKVKATIEAVKQQFPDRTLIAVLELHTYSSLNEQFMTEYKGAMDPADKAVVFYSRHALELKRMPELPAEKVVAGFGKEGLQVMNDKEKLMQWLQQQNYKNACLLLMSSGNYDGADMLTFAKQITG